The sequence below is a genomic window from Candidatus Binataceae bacterium.
AGTGGCCGCGGTTATGATCCATCGCCATCGCCGCGTCGAGGCCGCCCCGTCCGCGCCTGCGACGTGAGGCTAATCCGCGGCTAGCTGGGTGGGCGATAAGACAAGACTTTGAAGTCCTGACCCTGGACGCGAAAATCGGCGCGCTCCTCCATCCCCATCGCGCGATGGGCCTTGAGGGAGGGTGTGTTGTCGGCGCGAATGAAACACACCGCCTCATGCTCGGGAAGATATTCGCGCAGCTTTTTGAACATCGCCTGGGCCAGGCGCCGGCCGCGCAGCTCCTGGGCCACGCAAATCGGACCTTGGAAATAGGCCGGGGCTTTGGCTTGGTATGCCAGCTTCATTGCCGCCGCCACCGGCGACTCACTTTTGGCGGAGCTTTCCCAGGTAATCACGAATGCCACCACCTCGGTCGCCCGGCGTGCCACGATCACCGGCATCCGCTCCATCGTTTCGGCTACCAGCTCGCGCGGTACATGGCCGGTCAGCATGCCGCCGGCTTGCGCCTCGTTGGCAAGCGCCAGCCGCATGATACCGTCAAGGTCGCTTGCTTGCGCACGGCAGACAACGATGTCGTCCATCACGATTTCTCCTGCTTCAGTCTTGGTACCACGCCTGCTGCCTTAGCGTGCTGATTTCAGCCCGGCGCGGGCTAGCTTGCAAGCTTCCTGTAGCCGGCGCTACAAATAAACAACGGTACGGTTCTGCTCGGCGGCGCCCGGCCGCAGCGGGAGGTTACTACGATGGCGGTATCGCTCAATCATACGATCGTGCCGGCCCACGACCCCAAAGCATCGGCGGAATTTCTGGCGCGGCTGCTGGGGTTGGAGGTCGAGCCCTTCGCCCATTTTCAGATGGTGCGGGTTAGTCCCGACCTGACCCTGGATTATGACGAGCGGAGGGGCGAATTTTCCACCAACCATTATGCCTTTAGGGTCAGCGCCCAGGAATTCGACGCGATCTTCGGCCGGATCAAGGAAATGGGGCTCAATTACTATTCCGACCAGCTTTTTGAGCATCCCGGTGAAATCAACGATCGCAGAAAT
It includes:
- a CDS encoding GNAT family N-acetyltransferase — its product is MDDIVVCRAQASDLDGIMRLALANEAQAGGMLTGHVPRELVAETMERMPVIVARRATEVVAFVITWESSAKSESPVAAAMKLAYQAKAPAYFQGPICVAQELRGRRLAQAMFKKLREYLPEHEAVCFIRADNTPSLKAHRAMGMEERADFRVQGQDFKVLSYRPPS
- a CDS encoding VOC family protein, which translates into the protein MAVSLNHTIVPAHDPKASAEFLARLLGLEVEPFAHFQMVRVSPDLTLDYDERRGEFSTNHYAFRVSAQEFDAIFGRIKEMGLNYYSDQLFEHPGEINDRRNGRGFYFMDPNGHNFEIMTWSE